The following nucleotide sequence is from Gymnodinialimonas phycosphaerae.
CCGCGGTTGCGCACGGCCGCATGGGCGATGTGGGGCAGCGCCTGGGCGATCAGCGGCGCATGATCTGATACAAGATCAGATCCTGTCAGCTCCACATACCGCGTCATCGCACCGATGCGTAGCGCGCCGTCTTCCAGCGTGATCCCCCGTAAGGCGTCCAACCCCGAAAGATCCACCAGCATACCGGGGGCTGCGAGGCGGAAATTCATCATCGGCATCAGGCTTTGTCCGCCCGCCAGTGGCGCGGCGTCGCGATCCGCATCGGCCAGAAGTGCCAAGGCATCCCCCAGCGACGCGGGGCGTTCATACAGAAAATCGGCAGCTTTCATTTCATCCCCCCAGACGGGTTTCCCGCCCCAATTTGGCTAATTTATCGATCTATAAATAAGTCGCAAGGACTTTCTGGAAGGCAAGGAGACCCGAAGCGCTACGCCTCTCCGGCGGCACGGGCGGCGGCGATCTGGCAGAGGAAGGCGTCAATGGCCGTCTCGATCACGAAGCTCTTGTTGTTGAGGATCGAGACCTCGTAGATCAGCGTCCGCACGCCATAATAGAAGATGCCGCCGTGCATGATCCAGGCGGCCTCCACCTCTTCATCCGTGGGCACCAGGTCCGTCAGTCCCGCCTCATGGCGGATCTCGGTCAGGATCGGCTCCAGGATACGTTCGCGCACCAGCTGCATGTAGCGGCGGTTGATATCGACACCCTTGAGGCCGGAAAACAGGAAGATGCGCATCCAATCGTTGTGGAACACGATCTCGGTGTAGGCATCATAGAACTCCAGCAGCCGGTCGCGCACGGGGCGCGAGCGGTCGGCCAGAAGCTCGCCCCATTCATCCTGCCACCGCTTTACATAGACCGCGTCATAGACTTCGGCGATCAGATCATCCTTTGACGGGAAGTAGCGGTAGAGCAGCGGCTGGGTCACTCCCAGCCGCTTGGCCAAATCACGGGTCGAGGATTCGAATCCCTCCTGGGCGAAGAATTCGATCGCTTTGGTCAGGAACTCCTCGCGCCGTTCGCCAGAGGCCATCCGGCGCCGGGGCTGAGAGGGAGGGGAACCATCATTCACGCATCGATCCATTCATTGCCGAGTTTCAAGCGGTGCCCCACGATCACACCGGTCGCAAGGCTTTGCTCAAGAAAGCATCCCTTCTTCGCCGCGTCCAGCAGCCCGTGAAGTTGGTCCGGCGTCGCGTCACTGTCGATGTCGACGTCAAGGCTGAACGCGACGGGGTGGGTGACATAGGGATCATTGCCGGTCTGCTCCCCTTTCCAATGCAGGCGCGCGCCCACTTCAACGCCGCGTATGTCAATCTTCAGGCGCTTGGCGAAGGCCCTGATCTGGGTCATCAGGCAGCCGGTCAGCGCGGCGGTGAAAAGCGCCAGGGGTGGCGGCGCCGTGCCATCGCCACCGTGGAAGGGCCCCTCGTCTGTGGCAAGCTCGAAGCTTTCCTTCATCATTGGCCATTCGACCGAGATGTCGTTGCGCATTTTGCCTGTCGCCACCCCTTTGCCTTCAAAGATCACGTCGAATGTCTTGCTCGTATCGGCCATGTAAGCACCCTGTTGCTAGATTGTCTGCACAACGCTAGCATCTATTTATCGGTCGATCATTAAGAATATGCCGTTTGGGAGGACACCATGGCCAAACTGACCCGTCAGGAGATTTACGATACCGCGAAAGAGCTATCCAATTGGGGCCGCTGGGGGGATGACGACCAGATCGGCACGCTCAACAACGTCTCGCCCGAGGATATCGTCGCGGCGGCGGGGCTGGTGCGGAAGGGCAAGACCTTCGCGCTGGGGCTGGATCTGAAAGAGAAGATCCAATCGGGCCTCTTCGGGGGGCGTTGGAACATGATTCACCAGATGCTGGCCACCGGAACCGATGCCGTACAAGGCGAGCAGGACGGCGACGGAAAGGCCTACCTGCGCTATGCCGACGACGCGATCAATCTGCCCTGTCAAGGCAGCACGCAATGGGACGCGCTGTGCCACATCTTCCTGGATGAGCAGATGTACAACGGCTATCCGGCGACGGATGTGACGGTGAATGGTGCCAAGCGGTTGGGCATTGAACACGTGCGCGACAAGATGGTCGGGCGCGGCGTGCTGCTGGATATCGCGCGGTGGAAGGGTGTCGATAGCCTTGACGATGGCTATGGCATCACGAATGCCGATCTGGACGGTTGTGCCGCGGCGCAGGGCGTTGAAATCCGCAAGGGCGATTTCGTGATCGTGCGCACGGGCCATCAAGAACGTTGCCTCGCGGCGGGCGATTGGAGCGGCTATGCAGGCGGCGACGCGCCGGGGCTGAGCTTCGAGACCGCACGCTGGATCAAGGCCAATGACATTGCCGCCATCTGCGCCGACACCTGGGGCTGCGAGGTGCGCCCGAACGAGACCGACGAGGCCAATCAACCGTGGCACTGGGTCGTGATCCCGGCGATCGGCATTTCCATGGGCGAGATCTTCTACCTGAAAGAACTGGGCGAGGATTGCGCCGAAGATGGCGTTTACGAGTTCCTGTTCACCGCCCCGCCCCTGCACATTCCCGGCGCGGCAGGCTCGCCGATCAATCCCCAGGCGATCAAATGATCGTTTGGGGACGCCCCTCCTCGGTCAACGTCCAGAAAGTGCTCTGGGCACTGACCGAGCACGGCATGACGTTTGAAAACCGGGTCGTCGGCGGCAAATATGGCGGCACCGATACCGAGGCGTTCGCCGCCATGACCCCCGTCCCACGCGTTCCCGTCCTTCAGGACGGGGACCTGACACTTTGGGAAAGCCACGCGATCTTGCGGTATCTGTCTGGCGGGGTTTCGCCACTGGCGGATCAATGGATGGAATACACCACCTCTACCCTGCAACCGGCCTTCCTGCGGATGTTCTACGAACTTGTGCGCACCGCGCCAGAGGCACGGGTGCTGGATGCGGCGGCGCTGATCGCCGATTTCCTCGCCGCCGTGCCGCCGCTGGAATGGCAGTTGGCCAAGACCGAATGGCTTGGCGGCGACAGCTTTGGAATGGCCGATGTCGCGGCGGGCGCGATGATGTACCGCGCCTGCGATCTGTGTGATCCGCTAACCCCCGAAGTGGCCCGCTGGTACGAACAACTGAAGGACCGGGCCGCCTACCGCGACATCGTGATGACGTCCTACGAAGAACTTCGGGGCTAAAGCGCAATCCAAGAAGTAGGAGCCGGTTTTGGGGTCAGATTGCGCGTTCTTGATGCCTTCTAGAAATCCGCCACGGCTGTAAGGCGGATGATCTCGTCCATATTGGGGTTGTGGCGGCCGTCCATCGGATCGCCCTGCATCGGCACCTGCATCATGTGCCGCCCCAGCATTTGCGAGCGCTCATAAGCGGCACGCGACAAGGGCACGCGTTCGGCCGAATAGGCCTGCAAGCCTGCGCTCACATCGCCCGCCAAATGCCGCGCCAAGGCCAGCGCATCCTGCGCTGCTTTCGTCACGCCCATACCCACATGGGGCCGCGCCACGCAGGCCGCATCCCCCGACAGCGCCACGCGGCCCTTTGCGAAAGTGGGCGAGAGGTGGTCGTAGATCGGCGTGAAGAAGGGCCGTTCACTCTTGGCCAGAACGTGCTGAAACACGTCCGGCAACACCCGTGCGGCCGTCTCTTCCAACTGCGCCAGAACGTCGTCGCGCACCAGCGGCGGCGGGATCGAGATCGCGTGGGTCTGGCCGCTCGCGTCCGTCAGCATGTCCGTCAGGCCGTCTTGGCTGACAGGAAAATACCACACGAAGTTATAGCGCCGATGGCCGGGGCGCAGGTCATTGTTCTCGCCCGCGATGGGGTAGCCCACGATCTGCGTGCCCTGGGGCATGAACATGCCGAAGACGTCAAAGATGCGGTCCCGCATCTCGGGCGACAAATCCGCCTCCTGCGCCAGGGCGCGCCAGACGACATAGCCGGAATAGGCAGGCTGGACATCGGGTAACAGACGCGCCCGCACGGCCGAGCGGAAGCCATCGGCCCCGACCAGCAGATCAACGCGGGCCTCGGCACCACTCTCGAAGTGCAATGTGACGCCGTCGGCATCCTCGGTGTAAGAGGCAAGCATCTCACCCAAATGATACGCGTCATCGGGGATCAGCCGCCGCAGCGTTTGATACATGCGGTCCCAGGATGTCACGATCTGCGGGTAAGGCAGCGTCGTAACCCGCGCGCCGTCGCGATCAAAGACGACGCGGTCGTGCACCTGCACGCCCAGATCGGACGTGTCCGCGCCAACCTCGGCCAACGCATGAAGCAACTGCGGATGGGTCACGATGCCCGCACCGCGCCCCGACAGGGGCACGCCCACGCGCTCATGGACCTGCACCTGCCACCCTGCCTTGCGCAGGGCCGCAGCCGCAAACAGCCCTCCGATCGAGCCTCCGATAACCGCTGCTGTACCTGTCAAAATTTCGCCTCCGAACATGCCTTTGCAGTTCTTATTTATCACTCTATAAATAAAAGGCGAGTCTGTTGGAGATATGAAATGGCACAAATCGACCAAGACGCCTTCAAGGGGCCCCATTGGACGCCTGCGTTGATCGAGGACCTTGCGGCAGGCCGCGAAAGCGGTGCCGTGGGATCGGTAATGGTTAGCGAAAGCGCGCGGGCGCGGGTGTGGCTAATCACGATGCAGCCGGGCGATCGGCTGCCGTTTCACACCCATGTCCTGGATTACTTCTGGGTCGCCACGACCCCGGGGCGCGCCCGGTCCCGCTATGCGGATGGCACCGTCGCCGAGGTCGATTACGACATCGGCACCACGCGTCACTTCACCTTCAAGCAGGGCGAAAGCATGACACATGACCTTGAAAACATTGGCGACACGGTTTTGTGCTTCACGACGGTCGAATACCTCGACAGCCCGAACGCGCCGCTGTGCTAGGCACCGCGACGCGGGCGGGCCGGCGTCACGCGGTGGCGGCTTCCGGCAGGGTCGTCAAGCGCCCCTTGGCAAACAGCAGCGGGGCAGCGTCGCCGTGGCCATGGCGCTCGACCCGACCGATGAAAATCTCATGGTCGCCTCCATCGTAACGCGCATGGGTCGAGCATTCGAACACGGCAGCCGATCCCGCCAGCACAGGCACACCGCCGGTGCCTTTCGTCCACTCCAGCCCATCGAAGCGCTCTTCCACCGGGCTGGAGAAGATGCGCGGCAACTCGGCCTGCGCCTCGGACAACACGTTGACCGCGAAATGGCCGTTGGCGCGGAAGTCCGCAAGGCTCAGCGCCTTCAGCCCAAGACTCCACAGGATCAGCGGCGGGTCCATGGAGACCGAGTTGAACGACGAAATCGTCACCCCGATCGGCGCGCCAGAGCGGCTGGTGGTGGTGACAACCGCCACGCCCGTCGGAAAGCAGCCAAGGGTCCGCCGCAAATCCGTGGCGTTGATGATCTGATCGGTGATGGGGGTCGCAGCGTTCATGGTGTCCTCCTGTTCGCAGCACAAGGATGAGGTCAAAACGCATTATTTCAAATTATTATGCATGATTTTTTGAAGAATATTTCTTGATACACAAATTCCGTACCGACGTGCCTTGCGCCTTCCCCTTGGGTCGTGCCACGTCAAGGAAACGCTTGATCAAAGGACCCCTGCGATGACACAAGCCCGCCTCTCTCCGCTGCCACCCGACGCTTGGCCAGACGCGCTGGCAGATCTGGAAGATGCCTTTGCGGGGCGCCTGAACGTGTATCGCACCATGGCCCATCATCCGGATTTGGTGCGCGCCTGGGCCAATCTGCGCCAGCACGTGGTGCTGGACACCAGCCTGGGCCCTGCCGCGTCCGAGGTGGTGATCCTGCGCGCGGGGGCGCGGCTGAACTCGGACTATGAGTGGGGGCACCACGTGTCCCGCGCCCGCGTGCTGGGGTTCGAGGATGCCCGCATCGCTTCCCTCCGTGGCCCCTTGGACGCGATGGGGACCGACGACGCCACCCTCGCCCGCGCGGTGGATGAGGTGATTGACCAATCGCGGCTGTCGCCCGAAACCCTTGCCGCCCTTTCCGGATTGGTGGGTTCGCAAGGCGTGCTCGATCTCTTTGCCACCGTCGGGTTTTATTCCACCTTGGCCTTCATCGTGAACACATTCGACACCCCGCTCGACCCAGCGGTCACCGATGAGCTTGCGGCCCGCCCCCTGCCCGCCCCCTGAAGGACACTGTGCAATGACCTCCGCCCCCCACAGCAAACTGGCACATACGCCGATCAGTTTTTTCACCATCCCGATGGGGATTTTCGGCCTGTCGCTTGCCTTTGGCGCGGGCGGCTTTGCGCTGCCCGCCCTGATTGCGGGCGGCCTTGGGATCGTGTTGCTTGGGGTTTTGTTCGCGACGCTGGCCCTAAAAGGCCTGCGGCATCCGGCGGCGCTGAAGGCCGAGTGGACGCACCCGATCAAGCTGGCGTTCTTTCCCGCCACCAGCATCGCCATCCTCCTGATGGCGACGTTTCTTCTGGACCTCTCGCCCGAGTTGGCGCGCGTCGTGTGGATTATCGGTGCGGCGGCGCAAGGCGTGCTGACGCTGATCGTGATTTCCGCCTGGATCAGCCACCGGGCATTCGGGCCGGGGCAGCTGTCGCCCGCGTGGTTCATCCCCGCCGTCGGCAACCTCATGGCCCCCCTGGGCGGTCAGGCGTTGGGCTACATCGAGCTAAGCTGGTACTTCTACGCCGTGGGGATGCTGTTCTGGATCATTCTGCTGACGCTGGTCTTCAACCGTTTGATTTTCCACGATCCCTTGCCCGGAAAACTGCAACCAACCATCGTTATCCTGATCGCCCCCCCGGCGCTCGGATTCCTGGGGTGGGTTGGTTTTCACGGCGGCACGGTGGATGCGGTAGCGCATCTGATGATCAACCTCGGCTACTTCTTCACCGTGCTTGTGGCGCTGCAATTGCCCGCGCTGTTGCGGCTGCCCTTCGCCCTGTCTTTCTGGGCGCTGTCGTTTCCGCTGGCCGCCATTGCGGTCGTCAGCTTCCGCTACGCCGCACTGGCCGGGTCAACGCTGCACCTCATGTTCGGCTACGCGCTTCTGGCCGCCCTGTCGGTCGTGATTGTCGTGCTGGCGGTGCAGACCACGCGCGCGGCCCTGTCGGGGGCCTTGTTCCAGCCGGATTAAGCCGCCAACGGCGCGATCAGATCCGGGCCCTTGGCGCGGTTGGAATTCACCGTCCGATCCACCCGCCAACGCTGGTAGGTTCCCTCGGGAGCCGCCCGCATCAGCGGCGCGGCCTTGGCGTCGGTTTCGCCCAACCAGGTCGCCCAATCCTCGGGCGCAAGCACAACGGGTTCGCGGTGGTGGGTCTCGGACATCCAGTCCGAAGCGCCCGTGGTGACGATGGCGCAGGTGGTCAGGGGGCCCTCTTCCTCGCCCTTGTCCCAGGCCTGCCAGATGCCGGCGAAGACCAGCGGCGCCCCATCGGTGCGAGAGAAATACCACGGCAGCCGCGCGTCATCCTCGCCCTTGGTCCATTCATAGAACCCCGTGGCGGGAATCAGGCAGCGGCGGTCGCGCACGGCGGCGCGAAAGGCGGGCTTTTCGGCAATGGTTTCGGCCCGTGCGTTGATCAGCAAAGGGCCGCCGCCCGGCTTCTTGTACCAATGGGGGATGAAGCCCCAGCGCATCGGGCGGAACGCGCGTTGGGTGGAAGTCGGCCTCAGGCCCCGTCCCGTGTCCGAGGCCGTCACCACGCCCACCATATTTGTGGGGCAGATGTTGTAGTTCGGCGGCTGGGGGAGGTCGTTGGATGGCGCAGCCTGAAACAGCTGCGCCATGGCGTCATTGGGATGGGTCATCGTCATGCGGCCACACATGGCCGCATTAGACCCCGTTAATCACTTCCCGTAAACGGTGCGGTACGCGATTTCGTGGGCATCGCCCGGAAAGATCCCAAGGTCTTCGACGGCAAGGCGCGTCGGCATTGCCGAGATTTCGGCAACGGTGCGGTTGTAGGCGGCGCGCTTTTGAGCGGCAACGCGAAGGTTCGTGAAGTTCGAGGCCATGGTGCAACTCCTGTTTCGTGCGGTGGCTTTGTTTGTCTTGACCCCAATATGTTAGCGCCAACAGTTTTCACCAGCCCCGGTTTGCGAAGACCCGCCTTGCATGTTTTGCATGGCGACGCGGCGTCACGAAAAAACCGGCGCTGGTTGCCCAACGCCGGTTCAATTTGCCTATAATCCAGGCTGTTGCAGGATCACTCCGCCTGGGTGATGCGCCCGTCGGTGTAGGGCGTGTAGGGGCTGTTTTCCCCCAGATACGTCGCCACGACCTCTTCCAGACCCGGTCCGAAATCATAGGCGTTTTCCGCCGTGGTGAAGCTGGAATAGCCGTCGCCACCGCCGCGCATGTAGTTGTTGGAAACAACACCATAGACCGCTTCCAGATCGATCGGCGCATCGCCGATCATCACGTTGGAAATCCGGCTGCCCGGCTCCTGGCTGAGGTCGAAGGTGTAGGACATGCCCGAAACCTGCGGGAAACGACCCGCGCCATCGGCCACCTGGCTGACGCCGTTCTCCAGCGCCTCCACGATGCCCGCACCGGTCAGCTGGAAGGTGGCCAGCGTGTTCTGGAACGGCAGCACGGTGAAGACCTCACCCATGGTGACTTCGCCGCTGTCGATGGTGGCCCGCAGGCCGCCGCCGTTCTGGATCGCCACATCGATGCCCTGCTCGCGCACCCGCTCCAGCATGGCGTCCGCGACAAGGTTGCCCATGGCGCATTCCATTGCCCGGCACACCTCGCGCGAGCCTTCGATGACATCCGTGCTTTCGCCGATCACCTCGGCCATTGCCTCCTCGATGGGACCCGAAAGTTCGCTCACACGGGCCGCGATATCGGCATCCGGCGTGACAGAGGCGTCCAGCACCATCGTATCGCCCGAGGCGTAGACCACGTTACCGTCGTCATCAAAGGTCACCTCTAGATGGCCCAGGTACTTGGAATAGGCATAGGCCTGCACGATTGGAACAAACGCCCCGTCGGGGTTGGTGATCATCGTCGGATAGGCGCCCGCGCGGTCCGGGTCGGAGGACGACAGATAGGTGTGCGAATGCCCGCCCACGATCACGTCGATGCCGGTGACGGCCTCGGCGATACGAATGTCCTGGGGCAGGCCCACGTGGGTCAGGGCGATGATGATGTTCACGCCAGCTTCCGTCAGCGCATCAACATCCGCTTGCAGCGCGTCGATCTCATTCTGGAAGATGATGCTGGGGCCGGGAGAGGAGGTTTCCGCCGTATCCGTGGCCAGCGCCGAGATGATGCCGACCTGAATGCCGTTCACATCAAGGATCACGTGATCGGGCACCATCTCGTCGGACAGGACGTTGGATTGCGACAGGTCGAGGTTGCCAGAGATCACCGGGAAGCTGACCATTTCCACGAAGCGGGCCAGGTTCTCGGGGCCGTCGTCGAATTCGTGGTTGCCCACGGCCATGACGTCGAAGCCGATCGCCTCCATGAACTCGGCCTCGACCTCGCCCTTGTAGGTTGTGTACATCAGCGAGCCTTGGAATTGGTCGCCCGCATCGAGGACCAGCACATTCTCACCGGCGGCTTCCAGCTCACCGCGCAGGGTGTTGATGGCCGTCGCCACACGGGCCACGCCGCCAAAGCATTCACCCGCGGCGTCATCCTCGGCGCCACAGGTCGAATCGAACCGGTTGATCGGCTGGATGCGGCTGTGCAGATCGTTGATGTGCAGAAGGTGCAGCGTGGTGTCGGCACCAACGGGTGCAGCAACAGCAAGCCCCGCCACCATGGCGGTCGAGCCCAGAATACGAGCAAGCATAGGTAGTCTCCCCAAGGTTATTGTAGAACTGATGCCAGCTTGGCGTCGGCCCGCGTCCAAGTAAAGCGGCTTGATGACGGCAGGGTGACACTTGACGTTACGGCGCGCGCGGGGGAAACGATCTCATGCGGATTTACAAGATATTGCTTGCGGAGGAATGGGCCGCACTTGAAGCCACCGGAGAGACCCCCGGCGCGCCCATCGACGTGGCCGACGGCTACGTGCATTTTTCCACGGCAGAGCAAGCGGCAGAGACGGCGGCGAAGTATTTCGCCGATATCGACGGGCTGGTCCTTGCCGCGCTGGAAGCCGACGATCTGGGCCCCGCCCTGAAGTGGGAACCCTCGCGCGGCGGTGCCTTGTTCCCCCACCTCTACGGCCCCCTGCGCCGCGCCGATGTGATCTGGCACGCGCCCCTGCCGGTGGTGGACGGGGCGCATGTCTTCCCCGCGGACCTCTGAGATGCTGGAGAAACTTGGCCTTCCCCTGCTGCGGCGGCTCGACCCCGAGCGTGCCCATGGCCTTGCGCTAATGGCCTTGAAGGCGGGTGTCGGGCCGTCCGACGGCCCCTTCACGTCCGCGCGCGTCGCGACCCGGATTGCGGGCATGGATCTGCCCAACCCTATCGGCCTCGCCGCCGGTTTCGACAAGAACGCAGAGGTCGCAGGCCCGCTGCAACGCGCCGGTTTCGGCTTCATCGAAGTGGGCGCCGCCACCCCGCGCCCGCAGCCCGGCAACGCCAAACCCCGCCTCTTCCGCCTGACCGAGGATCAGGCCGCCATCAACCGCTTCGGCTTCAACAATGACGGCGCGGATGCCATCGCCGCGCGGCTGAACGGGCTTCAGCGCGACATTCCCATTGGCCTCAACCTCGGCGCGAACAAGGACAGTGCGGACCGCGTGGCGGATTTCGCCCATGTCTTCCGCACCTGCGCGCCCCACATCGATTTCGCCACGATCAATGTCTCCTCCCCCAACACCGAGAAGTTGCGCGACCTGCAAGGCAAAGCGGCGCTTCGCCAAATAATCGCGCAGGTCGATGCCGCCCGGACGGACACCCCCGCCGGGTCAACCGTCGCCCTGTTCCTCAAGATCGCCCCGGACCTCAGCGAGGCCGAGTTGGCCGACATCGCCGAAGTTGCGCTGGACAGCCCCCTCCAGGGGATCATCGCCACCAACACCACGCTGGACCGCAACGGCCTGCACAGCCGCCACGCGGGCGAGGCGGGCGGCCTCTCAGGCCAGCCTCTGTTCGAGAAATCGACCCGCGCGCTGGCCCGCCTTTATCGCCTCACCGACGGCACGCTGCCCCTGATCGGCGTGGGCGGTGTGGCCTCGGCCGAGCAAGCCTATGCCAAGATCCGCGCGGGCGCTTGCGCCGTGCAGCTCTACACCGGGCTTGTCTACGGCGGGCTTTCGATGGTCACGAAGATCGCCAAGGGCGTCGACGCGCGCCTTCAACGCGACGGCTTTGCCAATGTCGCCGCCGCCACCGGCACCGGAGCAGACGAATGGACCTGACCCTTTGGCACAACCCGCGCTGCTCCAAATCCCGCGCCGCCCTGGCGCTTCTGGAAGACGCGGGCCACGCACCCGGCGTGCGCCTTTACCTGCAAAACCCGCCCACCGAGGCAGAAATCGAAGATCTCCTGGCCAAAATGGACGTCGCGCCGCGCGCGCTGATGCGTCGGGGCGAAAAGCTCTACAAGGACCTCGGGTTGGCAGATGCCGATGATGCCGCGCTCATCGTCGCCATGGCCACCCACCCGATCCTGATAGAACGCCCGATCCTCATCACCCCCAAGGCCGCCGCCATCGGCCGCCCGCCAGAGGCGCTCCTGCCCCTGCTCTAGGCGCGCCGCGCACCGCAGCGCCCGCAAACCGGGCACCGGCTCCTTCATTCATCTTGCCAAATACAACTCAAGATCCCTCACCCCGCCGCCCGCTCCAATGCCGGGTAGCGGGCACCCAGGGTCACCCCCCGCGCCGCGAAAGAAATCAACAGCGCCGCCCAGACCCCGTGATTGCCGAACGCCGGGATCAGGACCGCCGCGGCCCCCACGTAGATGCAGGCGCTCAGGATCATCATGTTGCGCATGTCCCGGCCCCGCGCCGCGCCGATGAAGATGCCGTCCAGCATCCAGGCGGCGCAGCCCACCAGCGGCGCGATCGCCATCCACGGCAGGAACACCCGCGCCATGGCCTGCACCTCGGTGTCCTTGGCCAGAAGGTCGATCAACCATGGCCCGCCAAACCAGAACGCCGCCCCCATGGCGAAGCAGATCCCCAAGCCCCAGACCGACGTCAGCACGGCCGAGCGGCGCACGCGTGCCGGGTCCTGCCGCCCATAGGCGCGCGCGATCAGCGTCTCGGCCGCGAAGGCGAAACCGTCCATGGCATAGGCCGTGAGGTATAGGAACTGGATCAACACCTCGTTGGCGGCCAGCGTCACATCGCCGAACTGCGCGCCCAGAAACGTGAACGATGTGAACATCGCCACCAACAGCGCCGAGCGGATCAGGATATCCACGTTGAGAAGCGCCATTTTCACCAGCCGCGCCCGCTCGAACACCCTTGGCCAATCGCGCCACGCGGGCCGGGCGAAGGCGCTTTGGCAAAACCACAGGCCCACGCCTGCGCCAACGACCTCGGCAATGGCCGAGGACAAGGCCACGCCCTCCACGCCCCACCCAAAGCCCAGCACGAACAGGAAGTTCAGCGCGATGTTGAGGCTGTTCATGATCAACTGGATCGCAAAAACCGCCCCCGTGCGCTCTTGCGCGACCAACCACCCCGTCAGTGCAAAAACCGAGATCGCGAAGGGCGCGGTCCAGATGCGGATGAAAAGGTATTGCCGCGCCAGCGCCTCGACCTCGGGCGTCGTCGGCTCCCACGAAAATGCGGCCCAGATCATCACCGGATAAAGCGCGATCAGCAAAAGCCCTCCCACCCCCGCAATCATCAACGCGCGCGTCAGGATGGCCGAGACCTCGGCCGTGTCGCCTGCCCCTTCCGCCTGCCCCACAAGGCCCACGGTGCCCATGCGCAGGAAGCCGAAGATCCAGAAGACGCTCGACAAGATGATCGCGCCGATGCCCACGGCGCCAATCGGGGCCGCCTCGCCCATCTGCCCCACCACGCCCACGTCGACGATGCCCAGCAGGGGCACCGTGGCGTTAGAGATCACGATCGGCAGCGCGATCTTCAGCACCCGTTTGTGGGTCAAGGGTTTGGGCGGCGTGGTGACCTCGGGGGACGTTTCCATTGGCGCGCTACGGGGCGTCAGGTGTCAGCGGCGCGGGCATCAGGAAATGTCCGGTCGCCTGCGCAAACAGCTTTTCGCGGTTATCCTGCCAGGCCTCCACATGGACACTGGCATAGCGGCGGCCCGAGCGGTTGACCCGCGCCCGCGCATAGGCGTCGCGCGGCAGGCCCGTGCGCAGGTAATCCACGGTGAAATCAATCGTCTTGGGCATCCGGGGCAGCGACTGGGGCGTCAGCGCATCGGCATCAAGCCGCCCGGTCTCGATCTGATCCCAAAGGAT
It contains:
- a CDS encoding bifunctional metallophosphatase/5'-nucleotidase; this translates as MLARILGSTAMVAGLAVAAPVGADTTLHLLHINDLHSRIQPINRFDSTCGAEDDAAGECFGGVARVATAINTLRGELEAAGENVLVLDAGDQFQGSLMYTTYKGEVEAEFMEAIGFDVMAVGNHEFDDGPENLARFVEMVSFPVISGNLDLSQSNVLSDEMVPDHVILDVNGIQVGIISALATDTAETSSPGPSIIFQNEIDALQADVDALTEAGVNIIIALTHVGLPQDIRIAEAVTGIDVIVGGHSHTYLSSSDPDRAGAYPTMITNPDGAFVPIVQAYAYSKYLGHLEVTFDDDGNVVYASGDTMVLDASVTPDADIAARVSELSGPIEEAMAEVIGESTDVIEGSREVCRAMECAMGNLVADAMLERVREQGIDVAIQNGGGLRATIDSGEVTMGEVFTVLPFQNTLATFQLTGAGIVEALENGVSQVADGAGRFPQVSGMSYTFDLSQEPGSRISNVMIGDAPIDLEAVYGVVSNNYMRGGGDGYSSFTTAENAYDFGPGLEEVVATYLGENSPYTPYTDGRITQAE
- a CDS encoding DUF952 domain-containing protein; translated protein: MRIYKILLAEEWAALEATGETPGAPIDVADGYVHFSTAEQAAETAAKYFADIDGLVLAALEADDLGPALKWEPSRGGALFPHLYGPLRRADVIWHAPLPVVDGAHVFPADL
- a CDS encoding quinone-dependent dihydroorotate dehydrogenase produces the protein MSSPRTSEMLEKLGLPLLRRLDPERAHGLALMALKAGVGPSDGPFTSARVATRIAGMDLPNPIGLAAGFDKNAEVAGPLQRAGFGFIEVGAATPRPQPGNAKPRLFRLTEDQAAINRFGFNNDGADAIAARLNGLQRDIPIGLNLGANKDSADRVADFAHVFRTCAPHIDFATINVSSPNTEKLRDLQGKAALRQIIAQVDAARTDTPAGSTVALFLKIAPDLSEAELADIAEVALDSPLQGIIATNTTLDRNGLHSRHAGEAGGLSGQPLFEKSTRALARLYRLTDGTLPLIGVGGVASAEQAYAKIRAGACAVQLYTGLVYGGLSMVTKIAKGVDARLQRDGFANVAAATGTGADEWT
- the arsC gene encoding arsenate reductase (glutaredoxin) (This arsenate reductase requires both glutathione and glutaredoxin to convert arsenate to arsenite, after which the efflux transporter formed by ArsA and ArsB can extrude the arsenite from the cell, providing resistance.) — encoded protein: MDLTLWHNPRCSKSRAALALLEDAGHAPGVRLYLQNPPTEAEIEDLLAKMDVAPRALMRRGEKLYKDLGLADADDAALIVAMATHPILIERPILITPKAAAIGRPPEALLPLL
- a CDS encoding MATE family efflux transporter, which produces METSPEVTTPPKPLTHKRVLKIALPIVISNATVPLLGIVDVGVVGQMGEAAPIGAVGIGAIILSSVFWIFGFLRMGTVGLVGQAEGAGDTAEVSAILTRALMIAGVGGLLLIALYPVMIWAAFSWEPTTPEVEALARQYLFIRIWTAPFAISVFALTGWLVAQERTGAVFAIQLIMNSLNIALNFLFVLGFGWGVEGVALSSAIAEVVGAGVGLWFCQSAFARPAWRDWPRVFERARLVKMALLNVDILIRSALLVAMFTSFTFLGAQFGDVTLAANEVLIQFLYLTAYAMDGFAFAAETLIARAYGRQDPARVRRSAVLTSVWGLGICFAMGAAFWFGGPWLIDLLAKDTEVQAMARVFLPWMAIAPLVGCAAWMLDGIFIGAARGRDMRNMMILSACIYVGAAAVLIPAFGNHGVWAALLISFAARGVTLGARYPALERAAG
- a CDS encoding PaaI family thioesterase, producing MARPRPEPVDVIKGRRDRALSLLIAGVPYIATMGITFDRRGDELTAVLNYHDKLIGNPLLPAIHGGATASFLEVAAIMELGFNILWDQIETGRLDADALTPQSLPRMPKTIDFTVDYLRTGLPRDAYARARVNRSGRRYASVHVEAWQDNREKLFAQATGHFLMPAPLTPDAP